A stretch of DNA from Hydra vulgaris chromosome 03, alternate assembly HydraT2T_AEP:
TTGTTTTCCAGAATCTAAATCACtctaaattgagaaaaaaaaaaacttcaacaaaaTTATTGTACGAGATCctatagaatacattttttatttaagatagaATATCACCTTTATTATACCAACAGGTCTTCCGTCGTCGCCAATACAAAGATAATGAACTGGAGTTTTGAAGCTATGAATTCTAATACGTCCAAAGGAGTCCGATTCAATCACTAAAtgcgctaaaaaaatttatcttttataaaattataaacgtaaataaatgatatacatttattattgttattttattgtttatttaaaaatattattgtttccttttttttttctaattaaagcgactttataaaaatactatttggataattattggaaaaaaaaacattttaccttCCAGCGTTTTATCATTGCTAATTGCTTTTACGGTATTATTGTTCATTGAAACATGTCTGTGATTGGAGTTTTTCATAAGTCCGTGAAACAGTCTTGTTATTCTTTTGTAAGGAGTGCTAAAAAGGTCTGATGCTTTCAAGCTATTGCGGTAGTGTTGATCGAGTAATTTAAATTCTTGATTATCCTACATgtattacaaaacaaatttatacatatatttgctaaaatttaaagaagttaaataaaacttaaatttttgtgtttccgaacatttatacaaaaaatattttttacatttattgccTAGATCAATGTTCtctagaagtttttaaaaattgctgcCAAATAGTGCCATGAATAATACTGCCATAAATAATAGTACCATAAATATTACTGCCATAAATAATAATGTCATAAATAATAGTGCCATAAATAATCGTATCATAAGTAATAGTATCATAAATAATCGTATCATAAGTAATAGTATCATAAATAATCGTATCATAAGTAATAGTATCATAAATAATCGTATCATAAGTAATAGTATCATAAATAATCGTATCATAAGAATAGTATCATAAATAATCGTATCATAAGAATAGTATCATAAATAATCGTATCATAAGAATAGTATCATAAATAATCGTATCATAAGAATAGTATCATAAATAATCATATCATAAGAATAGTATCATAAATAATCGTATCATAAGTAATAGTATCATAAATGCATTCTATAAAGATAGCTTAGTAAGAAACTTaggtaataaaacttttttatttgcgGGGTAATCAACCTTCATCAACCCCTATCAATCTTTGTGGCAACAATAAAACTTGTAAGCTTTGACAGCATtggaaattatttataaatggagatatcttttttcttaatttgaaaagaaattttataacagCAGTGACTTTAATGCCAACTTTTTCCAATCATCAATAATATCCCTCCAACTGCTTTGCCTAAGTAATCGTTAGATGATTTAGAACAATCTGTAATCCTCGTCTTCATGTTTTTGCTGGCCTGCTTTGTATGGATCAGGTTTATTTATGAAACCAACCCACTTTATATATTTTCGTATGAGGAAATAAAGTATTTGGTGTGAACTAAAATATATGTCAGGTTTCACAAAATAACAACTTGCCATAAATTGGTATTAACCATGGTAGATGCCAAAGTCTGCAACGCTACAACAAATACGTCTTTTCTCGcgcattaatattttttcaaagtcttTCTAAAGGTTAAAAATTACGGAAATTTTATCTAAGGATTGTATATACAGgaacttattttaaagttaggATTGACAATTATTCATGCCAGAACCCaactttttacaactttatttcaagtaaaaaCGCAAAATGAAAAAGGCATTGttgtataacaaaaaacataagttaaagaaaaatttagaaacaaggTAATAATGTTGGTTGTTGTCTTTCCCAAGGCAAATTATGAAGACAGTAACATTATAAACACTTGTAGAAGGATTTTAGAAGTGCAGAGATATCCGCAAATATAACCTGAATATACAAAAATGTATTAGATAATATCTCGGAAGTCATTTAGACGGACAGAAAATGCCTCTAGTAGCATTTTTGTTAAGTGTTTAGATTGTAAAAATCTCTACGTTTAACCGTATCCATAGTTTACTAAGTCATCGATTGTgcttaaaattattacttacaGACCTACAGTAATAGAAGATGCAATCTTACCGATAAAAGCTCTGTTGGAAGAAGCAGCAGAGACAAGAAAcaagcatttataaaaatatagataaaattacAGAAGAAGATTTAGAGTTGACTGTAATATAGATGTCTTCTACTGGCTTTTGGTTACATCTGACCCATATCTGTGCAGTATGAGACTCAATGCTTCTAAAAAGAATAAAGCCTTAAAGCATGAAgctattaaaatcttttttcttacaAAGAAGACACCCAGCAGAAAGCTGATATTGATAatgttcataaatttgtttaaatttaaggttaaatatatttatatcgaattggctaaaaaatagcgagtaatttttctgaaaatttccagaaaattctggaaacattgaaaacatttcttttgagTTAAATGAAACATGCATGGTATTAGGAAAATGATGGTGTATATAAGTTGAGACTTAGTTATGGAATTAAAAATAGTCAATAAAcaaggttttttgaaaaaattttagctAACTCAGTAATATTGagagtaaataaataaaatgaaaaaaattaatgtttttttttacttaatcttctgatttaactgattttaaTTCATAGTTATatgtcaaatatatatttttcatggTTAGTAgtatgtttaaaatgaaaacaaaacaaatacaacaatcaaataattttaattaacttttttggtCAAATACCCAAATAAGCAAAACAGTAGCAAACCTCaaagtttgaaataacaaaaatatatttatgcttATAGCTAGGAATGTACTGGAATTCCGGCCGGAATTCGTGTCTTTTAGATCAATTCGCTTCTAGCcagaattaaaaactttttttttaatgacatgtGACACAGGCTGTGTGAATAAATCAAAACATCATTATCCTACATAGCAATGAAGAACTAggtaaacctaggtaaaaaatacaaatgtaatttttgcaaatgtatTTGCAGTACTACTATTAgtgcaaataaaattacatttacaaattacaattacaaaaaaaaaagtaaaaataagtttttaattccgGCCAGAAGCGAATTGATCTAAAAGACACAAATTCCGGCCGGAATTCCGGTACATCcctacttatatcaaataatatgTTACGCAAAAAATCTCAGTGATTAGAGCTTGGaaagaaacaaaagaaacaaCATCTAAAACATGTGTCTAAACCCCAACCGTGAGTAAAATGTCTTAACTAATCTTAATTTctaattacaacaaaatattattcacaaaggtaataaagaaaagaaaattaatttcattaatacggttttcaaatgaattatttaatttattgtttagtatggtaaaaatcattatttaccGAAACTTACCGCATAGTTTTACCGGTAAATCGATAAAACAATTTTACCGATTTACCAGTAAATTTTCGGTATAACCTCAATCCTAAAGGTAATTTTGAACAACATGCTtgaacatatttattttttcaaacaaaccgttttttttgtgtttaattatcaaaattttcaaaaaggttttatacttttttatttttgatgttcaATATAACCCTATACTATGTttctctaaaattaaaaatcatatttaggTTATTGGCCTTGTTCTGGCTATAGATAATGAAAGCAAATAACTCCATAGTAAAATATTGGATATTTTCCTATCACATTAAATggtattttcaaaatcatttaatgCGGTAGAGGTgcagtggtagagcgcttgcttcttCATTGAGAAGTTTTGTGTACAATCCCTACCtgtttcggagttataaagttgagagagggttgtaacattaataaaataataaataaatcctCATCCTCCTCAATTGAAGTAATCCCTTCGGCATTGGAAAGGtgaataagattaaaaaaatatatagtatcaTTATTCGGAAATACTAATGTTTACAGGAATAATTTATTCGTATTGACATTGCCTTTTCTCCTGCTAAACCTGACTCAAGTATTTTCCGCACATAAGGTTTAACacaagctttttttattaacatttcaccaaataatgaaaaatctataatatttgttttagggTATAATATCTTGTATTTGTTTTGGCAagatataaaacttatttttaaaatcttaaatcttttaaaaaaaacacatataaaagatcttaaaattttaaatcttaaaaacatGGAGGACTTCTTCTTGAGCTATATTTGTTTTGCGtcgtttaaaatattatacagtatattttttatttataagcaaagagttttttaaaaagttctaattttctaatttttatattttctcaatatatatgaatacaatttttttcttaaaattttttaaaactctttatattatgttttttaattctatattcctaataattgaaaactgctttaatataattttaaagtatttttttgttttttgttttgctttgtgTTCATTATTATTGAGAATTAATTTTGGAGTTTTTTTATCTTcacttttccaatttttttgtattatttttgatgataatttttatgatgTTTAATGACTTGTGAATATATACTGTTTACGGATTATTAGGGACTTGGCAATAAGACTATTTTGTCTTCTCCTTGTCccgacaatttttattttttacaaataaaaaattcccaatatttttaaaggtaaatttataaaaaaaccaacaaaaaaatcatatctttgctattattacttttgtctATGCAAGCCCAAATAGTTTCATTGGATCTAGTTGTTATTGATCTGGTCGCAATATTAAGTTCACTTTTTTCCTTTTGCTATGGTTGTACAGCAGCTACtatgtgttaaaaatattaagctttCCGTTCAACCAATCAGCTTAATAACGGCTTAACCAATCAGTTTTCTAGTAtctttttgatgattttgttgATTCAAAATGTATAACAGTtacattatgaaaaaatttacagCTCTTGTAGAAGTTTATGACAAATTAAATTAGCTctaagttaattaaatttgagAGTGTTTTTGCGATCTTTTTTTGGACCATCTAGATCCTAAATTACATTgaatatctatttatttataacgaAATAAACTAAAGTTcgaaattatttttgctttacaTAACACATCGCTCAATAAGTCCGTAGAATAgctaataaaacaacaacattttgacataatttgattttattcatCAACATAGTCTCCTTTTAAGGCGATACAGTCATTCCAGCGCTTCTCTAACTTTTCGACACCATGTTTGTAGAACGATTTATCTTTTCCTTCAAAATATGCTTCAGTTTCGGCGATGACCTCCTCATTCGATCCAAATCTCTTTCCCTGGAGCATCCTTTTGAGATCTGAGAACAGCCAATAATCGCTGGGGGCCAAATCAGGCGAGTATGGTGGATGGGGCAACAATTCGAAGTGtaattcattcatttttacCATTGTTTTCATTGACTTGTGACACGGTGCATTGTCTTGATGAAAGAGAATTTCTTTCTTCTTCATGTGCGGTCGCTTTTCGTCAATTACAGCCTTCAATCGTTCCAATAATGCCATGTAATATTCGCTGTTGATCGTTTTACCTTTCTCAAGATAATCAATGAACAATATACCATGGCTATCCCAAAATATGGAGGCCATAACCTTGCCAGCAGAAGTTTGAGCCTTTGGGCGCTTTGAGCGGCTTTCGCCCGCTGGTGTCCACTCAGCCGACTGTCGATTTGACTCAGGAGTGAAATGGTGGATCCATGTTTCATCCATTGTGACGTAGCGACGCAAAAAATCCTTTTTATCTCGGTGAAATAGTGCCAGACATGCTTCAGAATCATcgattgttgttgtttttggtCCGGTGTTAGCAAACGCGGCACCCATTTCGAACAAAGCTTTCTCATACCCAAATGTTCGTGTAATATTGTAAACACACTGACTTCTGATATCTTTATGGCCTCGGCAATCTCCTTCAATTTCAATTTGCGGTCGGATAAGACgattttatggatttttttgatgttttccTCAGTAACTGCCGAATTTGGGCGACCGGAGCGTTCAGCATCATCGGTGTTTGTACGACCACGTTTAAAGTCAGCAAACCACTTTTCAACCATTTGCCTCGATGGAGAGGAGTCCGAATAACACTTATCAAGCCATTGTTTGGTCTGCACCGTGTTTTTTCCCATCAAAAAGCAATGCTTAATGAGCACACGAAATTctgatttttccatttttttcaattcaaaaaagttGATTCAATCGTTCACACACTAACTTGGTAAATAATGGTCCGATTGTCATGAAACTTTGACAGATATCGTTTGAAGGTTGGTACTTTCTAAAAACAATACGGATTCGGTATTTGTGTTGCCATCTATATGTCATCCTACGGACTTATTGAGCGATGTGTTATAACTATACTATTTCTCTTTTACTGATCTTGATGAGCTGAATTAGATCAAGGCTACTACTGGTTAGCATGACATGGCTTTTGACAATGTATCACTCTACACCCTGAGTCAATATGAAcggaaaaaatttataatgactttagatatactttaaaaatatttaacttagcctaataaaagctttaagtaaaattattattttttctacagGCCTACTGTTTGATTTGATTCAGCCACTCAAAGCTTTTTAAAGTTCTTCAACCCAAAGATAGAAGTTAAGGACCCAACAGCATTAAAGAGGTTAAGTCTCTCATTCTTCCACAAGTCAGTGATGGAAATTTTGAGATTAGAAATAGAGAATGACTTGCTTGATTGCAGGTGTGTGGCTGTGAATACTAAATGCAATTATATTTCAAAGCAATTTAAACTAAAGAAGTTATTTCTGAATTTTGACAACCTTATCGGAACAACCTTATTGGAAGGCACATTGGTTACATGATtacaaagttacaaaaaaattttataataaaccaTTGCAAAgatcaataatttaattagatttaaaaaaatttatttgtgagcaaatttatttttttgataaaggtgAACAAATTAATTATGATAAACTTGTTATAACGataaaaggtaattttaataaaatacgaacagataaataaatttttatattttttcggtaaatattaagaaactaaaattttattaagtttctttATTCTTAAGAATGCAATAAACAGTTTGTATTAAGTCTTGAAAGGTGAGTCTATGATCCTGCAGATTTAATGAAAACTCCTTGATCACTGCTggttgtgttttttaaatattttgtgtggACCACTAAACAACAGTCTGAATTGAAATAAATCTGAATCATGCAAACTACCAAGGTCTTTCTTAAAAGAAAATGGCAGTCTATGATGATGCAGTCGACATACAGTACATTAGTTGATTATAGCATAGAAGTTTTTATggaagcaaaacaaaaaagtttcagtttatgcAAGGAagaattggaaaaaataaattaatgaaaataacaatataaataatataaaaaattaatccatacatttttatcttataaaatgTCACAATGCACCTAACTGTAGCCAGTTATGGTAAGTCACTTTAGTAAGAATATCTAGTAAGCCTTCGATTGTAACCGGTTATGGTGAACCACTTTAGTAAGAATTTCTAGTAAGCCTTCGATTGTAACCGGTTATGGTGAACCGGTTAAGTCACTTTTAAGAGTTTCTGAGCTTTTATAGTTTTACTTTGCTTAAACGACTTAAGCATAAACTCAAATAAGTGAAAAACTAAATCAACAATGTTTGTCAAAAAGAAGACAAATTAATTGGTCTAGTTTATTGACTCTCTATTCTATCAGGACcacaatattaattttattgttggaaaataattttaaataaaaattaacattttaatagtttaatagtatttttaaatcatttaaaaaacctaGTGCAAAATGAGAGTGATATCAAATATAAGATGTAATTTAACAACATTAGGAATTTAAGCAATTGTCAGAAAAATATGCAAACAACGTATTAGAAACATTTGTGCGTACGCAAACAACGTATTAAAAACTCTTATATGTGCGTACGCAATTTCatgaaacttataaaaatataaaagctttcAGTCAAAATCTTACCTTAAAAATATCTTCTTGCGTTGAGAAAGAAGCAGgtctaaaaataagttatgagttttatatatatagtggcATTCACATGGTGTCATACCATGTGAATGCCGCtatgaaaaccaaaaaaatctattgtttttGCAGAAATGGAAAATACGATTATTTATAAGAATAGTTGTAAAGAATtctttgttatttaataaaaaattgtaaccggaagtttttttatatttgacagtttaaaaatttcaagatttaaaaaagaatacaaaaaagcaaaagtaGAAATATTGGAAGtgtttgatactttttttttttttttgtcttgctTAGCAGAATCTTCGGTTCAGAAACTCCCGTATGAAAAGTGTATGTTagatactttttattttttatttttttttgtcttgtttaGCAGAATCTTCGGTTCAGAAACTTCCGTGTGAAAAGTGTTTTCGGAAATAAggtcaaaattattttttgcgtttatcggccaaaaattttaaatgtgtcTCTAGTGTGTTACTCCGGTGTGCGTCCTACGTGTAACAATctttaataaatgatgaaaaTGCGATAGAGAAATGACcgattaacaaaaaataacctatataaaaacaattacactcttatcatttaaaaaatatatatatagaaatagaAACTGATAAGCGTGAAAATGAGTTCAAACAtcgcagttaaaaaaaaaagaaacataattttttaaataaagcttttacTTTCactttctttgatatttttttctttatcaaaataatCTACCCGttcctttcatttttttaatgtttcttatttatgaactttgcaaaaattttctcaattaaaatttctttgttactACTTAGTCAAAAAtgtgtaaactattttttttagtaagtttcaCAAAAACGAAAtgaatataatttgtaaaaatattttaaccatTATAAATTTGTCTATAAACAGCACAAAttacaaatcaatttttttttctttcaaaccttaaaagaaaattaaactaaatCCATTCATTTAACCTTTGCACGGAAAAAATTCTGTTGGAATCATTTTTTGCACTGTGACAACAAAACGTCAATTCAACGTGGTATAAAAAGcctgtgtaatttttttttgttacaattttgttaAGTGCAAGGGGTACTTTGAGATTTCGAATAAGTGTCCACACTTGTTTATTTTGCACTAAAAATTCTCAACGTTTTTTTTCAAGctttattacatttttgcaactgctaaatttaaaattgctttatatTCCTACTAATTTATAGTAAAAGAACttccaatttttttgaaaaaaaagtcctaGTAAAATATTTGGTGCCATGTAAATGGGCAGGGATTGCATACCTCAATTATTCCATATCTCAGAGAATAATTGAGCTACGAATAAAAAACagctagttttattttttagaatttttaaagtcaaaaataaaatttgaaaaaatgtgtaACAACAACACGAAAACAACGATATTTTAACGAcatgaataaataaacaaatgaaaagaCATTGCAGCACAAAAAGAAAGtcagaaaataaaatacatttaaaattctgaaatattaatgaaaaaaaaaacactcttaaagatattacaaaatgaaaaaaaagtcagaagcagcacacacacacacacaaacacacacccacatatacacacaaacacacacccACATACACTCACACGCACACGAAGCCGAAATATTATAGCTCCACATAAAACGTGTGGAAACATTTCAACAATTGAAAAACAAGtctgaaaaaattttaccttgaaaaaaaatagaagaaaaatatgcaatatatctgaaaaactttcattttattctCGAGGCAAGCAAGATCTTTATGCGCAGTATAGTCCGTTTAAACGTTTCATCGGTTGATTTGAAACGGATAAGATAAAGTGATAATTTTAACAGTGTCGACGCGTTTTCCGTTATCGAAACGTTTGCTACAATCGTTAACATACTTTCAGCTtacaatgttattttattatttctaaaaaatgacagataacaacagcaacaaaaagTTGTTTCCTGATCGCCTAAAACTTAGTTTATTGCTGTTTTTCTTGacttgtttttcatttaataacaacGTTAAGCCATGAACTTTAGTATTAGAAAGTAAAAACCATTATTTTGAATTGATCTTTTcaggaaattattttattttaaatataaaactatttggTATTGTGGTTATGGCTGTGTTTATGggttcagtaaaaaaaaaaatttttttaatcttttaataatgacaattaaaaaaatgcttgattAAATgcttgataaatatataaatatagttttttgtggTTTGTTGTAGAAATtagtaaagtattttatataaaattaaaaataattaatcatagtcattttaatctttaaaattcattaaaacctggtaaaagttcattaaaaacctggtaaaaattcattaaaacctggttaaaattaattaaaacctgattaaaattaattaaaacctGGTTAAAATTTCAAAGCCGGATGATGGCTGAATAAcaggtttaaaattatttataatttagctGATATCGTAAGGCTGCTATTAgattgatataataaaaaatggtgagttacaacaaaaaatatttttgttgtttcccACCAAAAATGAAATATCAAGTACAAACTATGGGCAATAGTAAATGTGTAGTACATTGTAGGATATTAGttctaacatttattttaagacGGAAGTactaaactaaatataaaaagattggttaaaaaaaacaaaaggaaGCGTGACGTATTGTTCTGGTTAAACATTTGTTGTTATTTAGCATAATGATTAAATTCCGGTCTGTTGTCTGAACCTTTGTATTAATGtctgataacaaaaaaaattttgttgtctaGAGACTAATTAGTCTGATAGtatcaaatcataaatgttttttttttttttaaatcataaa
This window harbors:
- the LOC124808828 gene encoding uncharacterized protein LOC124808828 isoform X2, yielding MKVFQIYCIFFFYFFSRPASFSTQEDIFKDNQEFKLLDQHYRNSLKASDLFSTPYKRITRLFHGLMKNSNHRHVSMNNNTVKAISNDKTLEAHLVIESDSFGRIRIHSFKTPVHYLCIGDDGRPVGIIKSDLDSGKQDINKCIFQEIFKDKYVQFRSLYFYKTSTNTGCLGFNRYGTARRVTRSKCSHKSTFFIERFSRIIIDVNKNKHLKKQLLNFLKQTNKQHKYI